The following is a genomic window from bacterium.
ACGGAGACCGCCATGGCCGAACCGATCGACTTCCATTTCGACTTCTCGTCGCCCTACGGCTACCTGATGAGCGAGCGCATCGACGCGCTGGCCGCCCGCTTCGAGCGCAAGGTCCGCTGGAAGCCGATGCTGCTGGGCGTGGTCTATAAGGAGATCGGCAGCCAGCCGCTGCCGGCGATCCCGATGAAGGGACCGTATTCCCTCCACGACATCCAGCGCAGTGCGCGCCATATGGGCATTCCGCTCGAGATCCCCGACCCGTTTCCGGTCGCGACCCAGCACGCCGCCCGTCTCTACTACTGGCTGCACGGCCAGGACTGCCCGCTGGCGCGTCGCTTCGCCCACGAGGTGTTCCGGGCCTATTTCGTCGAGGAGCAGGACATCTCCCGCAAGGAGACCGTGCTCTCGCTGGCGACGGGCTTCGGGGTCGACGAGACCGCTGCGGCCAGCGCCCTCGAGGACGACGCCGTCAAGCAGCGCCTCAAGGACGCCTGCGCCGAAGCGATCGCGGCCGGCGTCTTCGGCTCGCCCTTTGTGGTGATCGACGGCGAGCCCTTCTGGGGCGTGGACCGGCTCGAACAGATCGAGCGCTGGCTCACCGAAGGGGGCTTCTGAGGTGGCCGGCTTCACGCGCCTGTGTGTGTTCTGCGGTTCGCGGGAGGGTCGCCTGCCGGCCTACCGCGAGGCCGCCGCGACCCTCGGCCGGCGGCTCGCCGAGCGCGGCATCGAGCTCGTCTATGGCGGCGGCAAGGTGGGCCTGATGGGTGTCGTCGCCGACGCCTGCCTGGCCGCCGGCGGCCAGGTCACCGGCGTGATCCCGGAGGCGCTGATGCGCTGGGAGGTCGGCCACGAGGGCCTGACCCGGCTCGAGGTGGTGGACTCGATGCACACCCGCAAGGCCCGCATGGCCGAGCTGTCCGACGGCTTCATCGCGCTGCCGGGCGGCCTGGGCACCTTCGAGGAGCTGTTCGAGATCCTCACCTGGGCGCAGCTCGGCTTCCACCGCAAGCCGGCCGGCCTGCTCGACGTCGAGGGCTACTACGCGCCGCTGCTGACGATGCTCGACCGCGGCGTCG
Proteins encoded in this region:
- a CDS encoding 2-hydroxychromene-2-carboxylate isomerase — translated: MAEPIDFHFDFSSPYGYLMSERIDALAARFERKVRWKPMLLGVVYKEIGSQPLPAIPMKGPYSLHDIQRSARHMGIPLEIPDPFPVATQHAARLYYWLHGQDCPLARRFAHEVFRAYFVEEQDISRKETVLSLATGFGVDETAAASALEDDAVKQRLKDACAEAIAAGVFGSPFVVIDGEPFWGVDRLEQIERWLTEGGF
- a CDS encoding TIGR00730 family Rossman fold protein, with translation MAGFTRLCVFCGSREGRLPAYREAAATLGRRLAERGIELVYGGGKVGLMGVVADACLAAGGQVTGVIPEALMRWEVGHEGLTRLEVVDSMHTRKARMAELSDGFIALPGGLGTFEELFEILTWAQLGFHRKPAGLLDVEGYYAPLLTMLDRGVAEGFMKTENRGLLLDASTPDALLQAMAGYEGSPASRVIHEERQL